Proteins from a genomic interval of Osmia bicornis bicornis chromosome 11, iOsmBic2.1, whole genome shotgun sequence:
- the LOC114873769 gene encoding protein EFR3 homolog cmp44E isoform X2, with the protein MALIRCCLEAEVPDVFKSLRKCTDPGCCCWCCSALRPRYKRLVDNIFPVNPQDGLVKNNMEKLTFYSLSSPEKLDRIGEYLFQRASRDIYRRRNGFVVIAMEAMDQLLVACHAQTLNLFVESFLKMVQKLLESTDPQLQILATQSFVRFANIEQDTPSYHTRYDFFVSKYSAMCHSNNNDPAICKQIRLAGIQGLQGVVRKTLSDDLVENIWEPVHMDKIVPSLLYNMQNSRYSNKEDATPDSPTEERTDPPQFAETCMRELVGRASFGHIRCVIRPVLRHLDNHQLWVPNYFAIHTFRIIMFSIQSQYSYTVVEALMIHLDDHSKSSPKIRTSIADTLSKIISIAAGESVGPSVLEIINSLLSHLRVSVTRNQSSSNDEQLYQEALINALGEFANHLPDYQKIEIMMFIMSKVPYSQPDRIVSVGKGDVLLQSILLKSLLKVGTKYQTIHLNTTFPPSFLEPLLRMSLAADAEMRLLVQKIFHTLIDRHQNITKLAKPTVNIAQLDLTIEKASRPDVIFIRKHGPEIYLALYESLELASNKVENVESIYTTLALLAVELASEETVLELLRLVLSLQDLALTSGQISISLKFNLHAIVINLLVLISYVCNITSLMDYANKIVEIRRKEAPHLLPDLQSQYDTGLSTRLTPALLVDQTVLSECLKGAGLDSGKLQHGSGYSTVSLQHRAGRNSLADINSGATELDSGGSSPGVQKKLQGEELTFESMKRILTENNNNHIIAEEKRIQLSHFFRNAPFQDLVSKTQPKHDVLQSKLSEIFNTLSVDPRNTTQGGPPTDTKPSQAPAYEIHFPELFVY; encoded by the exons GATGGCTTGGTCAAAAATAATATGGAAAAATTGACCTTTTATTCCTTAAGCAGTCCTGAAAAACTAGACAGAATTGGGGAATATTTGTTTCAAAGGGCTTCCAGGGATATTTACAG GAGAAGAAATGGATTCGTTGTTATTGCTATGGAAGCAATGGATCAACTTTTAGTAGCATGCCACGCACAGACATTGAATTTATTTGTTGAAAGTTTTTTAAAAATGGTACAGAAGCTGTTAGAATCAACGGATCCCCAGTTACAAATATTGGCAACTCAGTCT TTTGTCCGGTTTGCCAACATCGAGCAGGATACGCCGTCTTATCACACACGTTACGATTTCTTTGTATCAAAATACTCTGCGATGTGCCACTCCAATAACAATGACCCTGCAATCTGCAAACAAATCCGGCTTGCTGGAATTCAGGGATTACAA GGTGTCGTAAGAAAAACGCTTTCCGACGATTTGGTAGAAAATATTTGGGAACCTGTTCACATGGATAAGATCGTTCCGTCGTTGTTATATAACATGCAAAATTCAAG ATATTCAAATAAAGAAGATGCAACACCAGACAGTCCAACGGAAGAAAGAACTGATCCACCACAGTTTGCCGAAACTTGTATGCGTGAACTCGTTGGACGAGCATCGTTTGGTCACATTAGATGTGTTATTAGACCAGTTCTAAG GCATTTAGATAATCACCAATTATGGGTTCCTAATTATTTTGCGATCCACACGTTTAGGATAattatgttttctattcag TCCCAATATTCTTATACGGTTGTAGAAGCGCTGATGATTCATCTCGATGATCATTCAAAATCATCCCCAAAGATTCGGACGAGTATCGCGGATACATTATCTAAAATTATTTCGATAGCAGCTGGCGAAAGTGTCG GTCCGTCTGTGTTGGAGATAATAAACTCTTTATTATCTCATCTTCGAGTTAGCGTAACAAGAAATCAGTCGTCTAGTAATGACGAACAGTTATATCAGGAAGCACTTATTAATGCCCTTGGAGAATTCGCAAATCATCTTCCGGATTatcagaaaattgaaattatgatGTTTATTATGAGTAAAGTCCCATACAGTCAACCGGATCGTATTGTTTCGGTTGGGAAGGGAGATGTATTACTTCAAAGTATCCTTTTGAAATCTCTATTAAAG GTCGGTACAAAATATCAGACTATACATCTGAATACAACATTTCCACCAAGTTTTCTGGAACCGCTGTTAAGGATGTCGTTGGCAGCGGATGCTGAAATGCGACTTTTAGTACAAAAAATCTTTCATACTTTGATCGACAGGCATCAGAATATTACAAAACTTGCCAAACCTAC agTAAATATTGCGCAACTTGATTTGACAATCGAAAAAGCATCACGACCAGATGTTATCTTTATTCGTAAACATGGCCCTGAAATTTATTTAGCGTTATACGAATCATTAGAATTGGCAAGCAACAAAGTTGAAAACGTGGAGTCCATATATACAACGTTGGCATTGCTTGCCGTGGAATTGGCTTCGGAGGAAACAGTATTAGAGCTGCTAAGATTAGTACTCAGTCTTCAAGATTTAGCTTTAACAAGTGGCCAAATCAGTATTTCGCTGAAATTTAACTTGCACGCCATTGTAATCAATTTGTTGGTACTAatatcatacgtttgtaatattACTTCGCTCATGGATTATGCAAACAAA ATTGTAGAAATACGACGAAAGGAAGCACCGCATCTTTTACCTGATTTGCAGTCTCAGTATGATACTGGTTTATCTACTAGATTAACCCCGGCTTTATTAGTTGATCAAACTGTTTTAAGCGAATGTTTGAAAGGAGCTGGTCTCGACAGTGGAAAATTGCAACATGGATCTGGTTATAGTACGGTTTCGCTACAACATCG TGCTGGACGAAACTCGTTAGCTGATATTAATTCTGGTGCCACGGAATTGGACAGCGGCGGATCATCTCCTGGCGTTCAGAAG AAATTACAAGGCGAAGAATTGACTTTCGAAAGTATGAAGAGAATTCTGACGGAAAATAATAACAATCACATAATAGCGGAAGAAAAACGGATACAATTATCGCACTTCTTTAGAAACGCACCATTCCAAGACTTGGTATCAAAGACACAACCAAAG CATGACGTTTTACAAAGTAAACTGTCTGAAATATTCAATACATTGTCTGTCGATCCACGAAATACAACTCAAGGAGGACCACCGACAGATACCAAGCCAAGTCAAGCGCCGGCTTACGAAATACATTTTCCCGAATTATTTGTCTATTAA
- the LOC114873769 gene encoding protein EFR3 homolog cmp44E isoform X4: MLGCCWCCSALRPRYKRLVDNIFPVNPQDGLVKNNMEKLTFYSLSSPEKLDRIGEYLFQRASRDIYRRRNGFVVIAMEAMDQLLVACHAQTLNLFVESFLKMVQKLLESTDPQLQILATQSFVRFANIEQDTPSYHTRYDFFVSKYSAMCHSNNNDPAICKQIRLAGIQGLQGVVRKTLSDDLVENIWEPVHMDKIVPSLLYNMQNSRYSNKEDATPDSPTEERTDPPQFAETCMRELVGRASFGHIRCVIRPVLRHLDNHQLWVPNYFAIHTFRIIMFSIQSQYSYTVVEALMIHLDDHSKSSPKIRTSIADTLSKIISIAAGESVGPSVLEIINSLLSHLRVSVTRNQSSSNDEQLYQEALINALGEFANHLPDYQKIEIMMFIMSKVPYSQPDRIVSVGKGDVLLQSILLKSLLKVGTKYQTIHLNTTFPPSFLEPLLRMSLAADAEMRLLVQKIFHTLIDRHQNITKLAKPTVNIAQLDLTIEKASRPDVIFIRKHGPEIYLALYESLELASNKVENVESIYTTLALLAVELASEETVLELLRLVLSLQDLALTSGQISISLKFNLHAIVINLLVLISYVCNITSLMDYANKIVEIRRKEAPHLLPDLQSQYDTGLSTRLTPALLVDQTVLSECLKGAGLDSGKLQHGSGYSTVSLQHRHSWVDSAGRNSLADINSGATELDSGGSSPGVQKKLQGEELTFESMKRILTENNNNHIIAEEKRIQLSHFFRNAPFQDLVSKTQPKHDVLQSKLSEIFNTLSVDPRNTTQGGPPTDTKPSQAPAYEIHFPELFVY; encoded by the exons GATGGCTTGGTCAAAAATAATATGGAAAAATTGACCTTTTATTCCTTAAGCAGTCCTGAAAAACTAGACAGAATTGGGGAATATTTGTTTCAAAGGGCTTCCAGGGATATTTACAG GAGAAGAAATGGATTCGTTGTTATTGCTATGGAAGCAATGGATCAACTTTTAGTAGCATGCCACGCACAGACATTGAATTTATTTGTTGAAAGTTTTTTAAAAATGGTACAGAAGCTGTTAGAATCAACGGATCCCCAGTTACAAATATTGGCAACTCAGTCT TTTGTCCGGTTTGCCAACATCGAGCAGGATACGCCGTCTTATCACACACGTTACGATTTCTTTGTATCAAAATACTCTGCGATGTGCCACTCCAATAACAATGACCCTGCAATCTGCAAACAAATCCGGCTTGCTGGAATTCAGGGATTACAA GGTGTCGTAAGAAAAACGCTTTCCGACGATTTGGTAGAAAATATTTGGGAACCTGTTCACATGGATAAGATCGTTCCGTCGTTGTTATATAACATGCAAAATTCAAG ATATTCAAATAAAGAAGATGCAACACCAGACAGTCCAACGGAAGAAAGAACTGATCCACCACAGTTTGCCGAAACTTGTATGCGTGAACTCGTTGGACGAGCATCGTTTGGTCACATTAGATGTGTTATTAGACCAGTTCTAAG GCATTTAGATAATCACCAATTATGGGTTCCTAATTATTTTGCGATCCACACGTTTAGGATAattatgttttctattcag TCCCAATATTCTTATACGGTTGTAGAAGCGCTGATGATTCATCTCGATGATCATTCAAAATCATCCCCAAAGATTCGGACGAGTATCGCGGATACATTATCTAAAATTATTTCGATAGCAGCTGGCGAAAGTGTCG GTCCGTCTGTGTTGGAGATAATAAACTCTTTATTATCTCATCTTCGAGTTAGCGTAACAAGAAATCAGTCGTCTAGTAATGACGAACAGTTATATCAGGAAGCACTTATTAATGCCCTTGGAGAATTCGCAAATCATCTTCCGGATTatcagaaaattgaaattatgatGTTTATTATGAGTAAAGTCCCATACAGTCAACCGGATCGTATTGTTTCGGTTGGGAAGGGAGATGTATTACTTCAAAGTATCCTTTTGAAATCTCTATTAAAG GTCGGTACAAAATATCAGACTATACATCTGAATACAACATTTCCACCAAGTTTTCTGGAACCGCTGTTAAGGATGTCGTTGGCAGCGGATGCTGAAATGCGACTTTTAGTACAAAAAATCTTTCATACTTTGATCGACAGGCATCAGAATATTACAAAACTTGCCAAACCTAC agTAAATATTGCGCAACTTGATTTGACAATCGAAAAAGCATCACGACCAGATGTTATCTTTATTCGTAAACATGGCCCTGAAATTTATTTAGCGTTATACGAATCATTAGAATTGGCAAGCAACAAAGTTGAAAACGTGGAGTCCATATATACAACGTTGGCATTGCTTGCCGTGGAATTGGCTTCGGAGGAAACAGTATTAGAGCTGCTAAGATTAGTACTCAGTCTTCAAGATTTAGCTTTAACAAGTGGCCAAATCAGTATTTCGCTGAAATTTAACTTGCACGCCATTGTAATCAATTTGTTGGTACTAatatcatacgtttgtaatattACTTCGCTCATGGATTATGCAAACAAA ATTGTAGAAATACGACGAAAGGAAGCACCGCATCTTTTACCTGATTTGCAGTCTCAGTATGATACTGGTTTATCTACTAGATTAACCCCGGCTTTATTAGTTGATCAAACTGTTTTAAGCGAATGTTTGAAAGGAGCTGGTCTCGACAGTGGAAAATTGCAACATGGATCTGGTTATAGTACGGTTTCGCTACAACATCG ACATTCATGGGTTGATAGTGCTGGACGAAACTCGTTAGCTGATATTAATTCTGGTGCCACGGAATTGGACAGCGGCGGATCATCTCCTGGCGTTCAGAAG AAATTACAAGGCGAAGAATTGACTTTCGAAAGTATGAAGAGAATTCTGACGGAAAATAATAACAATCACATAATAGCGGAAGAAAAACGGATACAATTATCGCACTTCTTTAGAAACGCACCATTCCAAGACTTGGTATCAAAGACACAACCAAAG CATGACGTTTTACAAAGTAAACTGTCTGAAATATTCAATACATTGTCTGTCGATCCACGAAATACAACTCAAGGAGGACCACCGACAGATACCAAGCCAAGTCAAGCGCCGGCTTACGAAATACATTTTCCCGAATTATTTGTCTATTAA